The Cytobacillus sp. NJ13 sequence AATGAATTAACCCGTTTGTATTCCGGTACTGGGTTCTTGCCTGTCAGTGGGGCTAAAGCTTCTACATTCTCCCAAAGACCGGGATGAGGAACGTTTACAACACACTCGGGATGACTGCGAAGATTCTCCAATGCCTTTCCCCCTGCCCCGATTCCAAGAACTATGCATTCCCCTAATGCCCATGACGAGGATAAGGGACTGATGTTGGATGATCCATCTTCATTTAGTGTTGTTAACAAAATCACCGGAGCTCCATAGTATAAGATTTTAGGCTGAATGGACTTGGTTTGTATTTGGTTTTCTTCCTTTTTCATTACATTTTCCTCCTGAATATTTTTTCAAATATCATTGTAAAGGTTAAATATTTCAATTATCATCGAAATATGGATTACATGGAGGAATATGATATGAATGTGAATTCTAACGTAGCAAAAGTCGCTTCTCTGGTCAGTGAACCAAGTCGGGCAGCCATACTGACGGTCTTATTGGACGGCCGGTATCACACTGTGAATGAGCTCGCCCATATGGCACGGATTAAACCGCAAACAGCCAGTTTCCATCTCAAAAAAATGCTGGATGCTCAAGTGGTGACGGCAGAAAAACAGGGAAGGCACCGTTATTATGGCATCATGAACCAAGAGGTTGCCCAGGTGATGGAATCCTTTCTATCCATAGCACCACCAGCTGAAATTAAATCACTTCACCATGCCTCTGAAGATAAAGCGATCCGTTTGGCCAGGACGTGCTATGATCATCTCGCTGGAAATTTAGGTGTGCAGCTAACTGAATCGCTAAAAAGCAAAGGATATATTACGGAAGAAGATGACACTTTTAGTGTTACGGAAGATGGAAAAGCATTTTTCCACTCCATGCAAATCGATCTGACCTCATTGAAAAAGAAGCGCCGCTCTTTTTCCCATAAATGTCTGGACTGGAGCGAAAGACGCCATCACCTAGCAGGAGCATTGGGGAATGCCATCCTGGAGAAACTTCTGGAACGAAATTGGATACAGCGCATCCCCAAAACCCGAGCCATCAAAATAACCCCTCATGGAATGAAGGGCCTTAAGGAAACCTTTGCTATTGATATGGATAGATAAAGACGAATGGTTCCCGCACTTTTTAGGTGCAGGAACCACTCTCATCCTGTTCTTAAACCCCTTCGCTCACCCCTGCCACTGCTGCTTCACATCAAAAAAGCCTTTAAGAAGAATTGCTTTGTGTATTTCATACAAACTCTCTTCATATTTCTCAATACTAAAATCCGGGACTTGCCAAGGTATCGCTTTTAGATAATATATTAATGCACCTATATCGTAAAATCGCTGAGTGGGGAACTCCTCTTTGCTATACAATACTTCAAATTGGTTTTCATCAAGTTCCAATACGGCTCTCGTCAGATTCCAATTTCCAAATTCATGATTCACTGCTGGTCCAATAAATTCATTATAAAATCCTCTGCCAAAAATTGTCTGAACATCTTTTCAATATTCTTTATCTAATTGGAAAATCCTTCATTATCATTCTAAAAAAGCATACTTCAGCAGGAAAAAAATAAAGAGGGCAAGCTTTGATTAATATCTCTCAAAACTAGCCCTCCATTTATGCTACATCTCTAAATCCGTAAATGCATACGGCAATAAATCCTTTAATGTCAATTCTAAGATTTCTTTTTTCTCATTAGTTAAGTAAACTGGCATATTCGGCATACAGAACTCGGCTAACACTTGCCTGCAGATGCTGCATGGCGGAAGAAAATCTGCCGTATCGCCTCCTACAGCAATAGCTTGAAAATCACCTTTTTTGTAACCGTTCGCAATTGCAGTGAAAATAGCTGTTCTCTCTGCGCAATTCGTTGCACCGAACGAAACATTTTCCACATTCACTCCATTAATGACAGTGCCGTCTTTTAGCAATAATGCTGCTCCAACTGGAAATTTGGAATAGGGAGCATAGGCTCTTTCCTTCATACTGCGTGCACTTTCCATCAATTGCTCTTTATTCATAGTTACCATCCTTTTCAAAGAAGAATGAACTTTTAACAGTCCCCTTAGGCCAATGAAAAATTGGCAGGATTTTTATCATATATTTTTTTGAAATGTTTGTCAATATCACGTTAAAAGCCTCTGCTAATATTATCAGACCTGCCCTGGCAGCTTTTTCACCTTAAGGTTAATCACCTTAATGGCATAACCCGCTCCCCTTTTTGATATGTTATAAAAATGGATATTTAGTATGGGGGGAATAGAAAATGAAAAACATCATTTTGTTTGCTGACCCTGGGATTGATGATTCCATTGCCATCATATATGCCCTTCTTAATCCAAGCATAAATGTACTAGCTATCGTATCGAGTTATGGGAACGTTACAAAAGAACAAGCAACAGATAACATCACCTATTTGCTCAAACTGGCCGGCAGACTGGATATTCCTATTATCGGAGGAGCTAATAGCCCTTCATCAGGGGAGATTCCAAGGTTCTATCCTGAAATTCATGGAAAAGAGGGATTGGGCCCAATACGGCCTCCAGAGGATGCAAAAGGGGAACTAACCAATTTCTCGGAGCTCTATAACATTATAAGGGAGAACCAGAACGTAACTATAGTAGACGTGGGGAGAAATACCTCTTTAGCTGCACTTTTTATATTAGGGGAAAATATATCAGACGACATTAAAGATTTTTATATAATGGGTGGGGCTTTTCTGGTTCCTGGAAATGTAACCCCCTCCGCTGAAGCAAATTTTTATGGTGACCCTGTCGCTTCACAGGTAGTGGTAACCAATATGGATAATATCTATATTGTTCCGCTTAATGTCACAAACAGGGCTATCGTCACGATGGAACATATCAAAATAATACAGGAAATGAGTGACAATCCAGTAATTCAAATTATGGATGAAGTGATGGAATATTATATAGAAGCCTATAAAAAACTCATTCCTGGAATTAACGGTGCTCCATTACATGATGTTGTAACACTCTTCCTCATGGCCAACCCGGAAATGGGACGTTCTATTAGAAGAGATGTGAAAATACTAACAGCGGATGATGGAAAAGGTACTTCCATTGCTGATTTCAGAATCAGTTCCAAGCCTTCTGAAAAGAATAAAAATATTTTTCTAGATTTTAATTATCAGGGATTTATAGAAGATTTTATAAAAGTAATGAGTTCTTAAGCAGAGAAGCTGGATCATTTATTGATGAATGTCGGGGTTTTTTCTTCTCTTGTCTGAAGGAGAGCCAAGTTCGGACTCGTTCGCTCGGGTTTCTTCCCCCTCTGTCTGAATGAGTGCCAAGTTCGGGCTCGTTCGCTCGGGTTTTTTCCTCCCCTGTCTGAAGGAGCGCCAAGTTCGGACTCGTTCGCTCGGATTTCTTCCCCCTCTGTCTGAATGAGCGCCAAGTTCGGACTCGTTCGCCCGCATTTCTTCCTCCCCTGTCTGAAGGAGCGCCAAGTTCGGACTCGTTCGCTCGGGTTTCTTCCCCCTCTGTCTGAATGAGCGCCAAGTTCGGACTCGTTCGCCCGCATTTCTTCCTCCCCTGTCTGAAGGAGCGTCAAGTTCGGACTCGTTCGCCCGGGTTTCTTCCTCCCCTGTCTGAAGGAGCGCCAAGTTCGGACTCGTTCGCCCGCATTTCTTCCTCCCCTGTCTGAAGGAGCGCCAGGTTCGGACTCGTTCGCTCGGGTTTCTTCCTCCTCTGTCCGAATGAGCCTGCTCTTTTAGCCCCGAATATAATTGCCCTCTGCCTTCTGATTATACTCATTTTTTAAGGTATAGAATTGTTGTTCACTGAGATCCTGAATATATTTAACGGATTATTCACAAAATCTATAGGAAGACGAGCAGATTGGACTGAACAGCATGTGGAAAATTTACAAAAAGGATATTAGAAGTATTTTTACGAATTGGGTTGCGGCAGTATTAATCGGAGGTTTGACGTTATTGCCTTCTTTATATGCCTGGTTTAACATCGAGGCTTCCTGGGATCCATATAGTCAAACGAATCAGCTTCCAGTAGGAATAGTGAATGAAGATGCCGGAGCAGTGGTTCGTGATATGGACATACATATTGGAGATGACATCGTCAAGGAATTGAAGAAGAATAATGATATGGATTGGCACTTTGATGACCGTAAAGACGCGATGGATAAGGTGCAATACGGCGACTATTTTGCCGTCATCGTGATTCCGAAAAATTTCTCTCAGAAGCTGGGAACTGTCATTGAAGATCAGCCCGAAAAAGCGAAAATCGAGTATTATGTAAATGAAAAAATCAATGCCATTGCGCCCAAAATCACCGAAAAAGGTGCAGGCGGGATTGTCGATACGGTTACAAGCAATTTCATCTCTACCGTGAACGGTACTATTTTTGAGAAGTTTAATGATTTGGGTCTGGAGATTGAAAAAGACCTTCCGGATATAAAGAGGTTCGAAGAGTATGTTTTTCAAATGGAGGAAAAGCTTCCTGAAATCCATTCCTTATTAAGCAGCTCCCTGTCCGATGCAGAAAATGCCAAAAAAATAATTGATAAGGCACAAGCACTCGTTCCCGATGCCAAACGCGCAGCAGGCAACGGTCTGCAGACCATTAATGAAACGATGAAATTTATAAACGCGGCTGAGATTCGCCTGAATGCAATGGAGCCTCAGGTTCAGGAGAATCTGGAGAAGGTCCAGAATATGGCGGTGAAGGTGAACGATTTTATCTCTGCGGTTCAATCCTCTGATTTAAACTTGGACCAGGGAAAGGAAATCGGCAATCAAATCAATGAGCAGATAGCGGGTTCGCTTCAGAATATCGAGGCAATCGAAACAGCACTAAAGCAGCTGCAGGAATCAAATAATGAACAAGGCACAAGCCAGAATCAGGAACAAATCAATCAGGTTTTGGAACAATTGGCTGCATTAAAGCAGGAATTGCAGACTATCCAGGAAAACGGGCAGAAGGTCAATGCCTTTCTTTCAGACAAGCAGCAGGAAGCTGATGAATTAATCACCCGCCTTCAGGAAAATTCAGCTGCAGCTGCAGGCAGGATTGACGCATTCGTTAAAGAATATAATGAAAACATCCGGCCAGCCATCAAACAGGAAGTGGCCAGCGCCAAGGAAACATTGAGTAATGCCCGGAATATCCTGACTGAAATACAATCTGCCATGCCTGAGGTCGAAAAAATTCTTGCTAATACAGAGGGAAACTTAGATGAAGGGGAGGAAACACTTAAACATATCATCGGAGAGTTTCCGTACGTCAGCGAAAAGATTAATCAATTAGCCGACCGGATCCGGGACATTCAGGGCGAGACAGACATCAATGAGATTATTGAGCTGCTGCAAAATGATCCGGAAGCAGAGAAGGGATTTTTCGAGGAACCTGTTCTGCTCAACAAAAACAGCCTTTTTCCAATTCAAAACTACGGAACAGGCATGACTCCCTTTTATACCGTACTTGCGATATGGGTAGGTGCCCTTCTGCTAATTTCCCTGTTGGCCACAGATATTCATCACCATGAAGACTTTACAGGAAAACAAATCTATTTCGGCAAGCTACTCACCTTCCTAAGCATTGGATTTGCACAGACCCTGGTCGTAACTATAGGGGATATCTTCATTCTGGGAGTGGATGCAGCAGCACCAGTATGGTTTATCCTGTTTGGACTGGTAAGCAGCTTGGTGTTTATATTAATTGTTTATACATTAGTATCTGTATTTGGCGATGTAGGTAAAGCCATGGCGATTGTCTTGCTGGTGCTTCAAATTGCAGGTGCTGGCGGAACCTATCCGACCGCCTTGCTTCCGGAATTTTTCCAAACCATCCACCCCTTCCTGCCCTTCTCTTATGCCATTGATTTAATGAGAGAAGCCGTCGGAGGCATTGTTTGGGAGAGAGTATACAGAGACCTCCTGATCCTGATGCTATTCGGTTTCATTGCACTATTAATTGGAACCTTCCTGAAAGAGCCATTAAGCAGAAAAACGAAAGCGCTGATGAAGAAATCGAAGGAATCCGGGTTGTTTCATTAGGGTCTAAAAGTTTCATTAACCCTCTTGACCTTTTCCAAAATGTGTATTAAAATCAGTAAAAATATCCAATAAGAGCTATGAAAAGGACACGAATCTTTCTTTATTTTCTTTCCAGAGATCAGGGCCACCGGCTGCAAGCCCTGAAGAAAAGGGATTGGTTTACCGCCTTGGAGCTATTATAGTGAAATGATGTACTCAGAGTATCTATAATCGGGGAATCCGTTATCTTTTTGAGCATAAAGCAGTCTTTCGATATGCTTTATGGAATTAGGGTGGAACCACGGCCGCACTCGTCCCTTTTGCTGGGATGAGTGCGGCTTTTTATTTTATTATAACTATATAGTTAGCGTTGAAAAGGACATGGATCATTCTTTATTTTCTTTCCAGAGATCAGGGTCACCGGCTGCAAGCCCTGAAGAAACGGAATTGATTTACCGCCTTGGAGCTATTATGGTGAAATAATCTATATCAGAGTATCCATAATCGGGGAATCCGTTATCTTTTTGAGCATAAAGCAGTCTTTCGATATGCTTTATGGAATTAGGGTGGAACCACGGCCGCACTCGTCCCTTTTGCTGGGATGAGTGCGGCTTTTTATTTTAATTAAAACTATATAGTTAGCGTTGAAAAGGACATGAATCATTTTTTATTTTCTTTCCAGAGATCAGGGCCACCGGCTGCAAGCCCTGAAGAAAAGGGAATGATTTACCGCCTTGGAGTTTATTATGGGGAAATGATCTATATCAGAGTATCCATAATCGGGGAATCCGTTATCTTTTGAGCATAAAACAGTCTTTCGATTGCTTTATGGAATTAGGGTGGCACCACGACCACACTCGTCCCTATGTTTGGGAGGAGTGTGGTCTTTTTTTATAACTAAAAATCTGGAGGAATTAAAAATGGAAGCAGAAAAAATAAATCATAGAAAGTTAGGTCAAGAGCTGGAGCTTTTCACATCCATGGAGGAAGCCCCAGGAATGCCTTTTTTCCTGCCAAAGGGAATGGTGATGCGAAATGAACTTGAAAGTTACTGGAGAAGAAAACACCAGCGGGCAGGCTATCAGGAAATTAAGACACCGATTATGATGAAACAGGAACTTTGGGAACAATCCGGCCATTGGGATCATTATCATGAAAATATGTATTTCTCAAATGTGGATGAACAAAATTATGCGATAAAGCCCATGAACTGCCCGGGTGCGATATTGGTTTTCAACAGCAAACGGAGAAGCTACCGGGAATTGCCCCTCCGCTATGCGGAGCTGGGATTAGTCCACAGACACGAACTCTCAGGTTCTTTAAATGGACTGTTAAGAGTTCGGTCGTTCACTCAAGATGACGCCCATTTATTTGTGATGGCTGATCAGATTGAAGCGGAGATTGATAAAATACTTGTCCTAATTGACGAGTTCTACTCCCATTTTGGTTTTGACTATAAAGTTGAACTTTCAACACGTCCAGAGGAATACATGGGATCACAGGAAATGTGGGAACGTGCTGAAGGGGCTTTAGAATCTGTTTTGAAAAACAAAGGAGTTAACTATCAGATTAATCCTGGTGATGGGGCATTTTACGGGCCGAAAATTGACTTCCATATATTGGATTCACTCGGCAGAAGCTGGCAATGCGGTACAGTCCAGCTGGATTTTCAAATGCCGCAAAAGTTTAATTGTGCTTATGTTGGTGAAGATAACAAACTTCATCTTCCCATTATGATTCATAGGGCCATCTTTGGTTCAGTTGAACGTTTCATGGCCATTCTAATTGAACATTTTGCAGGGGATTTTCCTCTGTGGCTGTCACCCGTTCAAGCAAAGATCATTCCCATCTCAGATGCCCATGCAGAATATGCAGACAATATAAAATCACAATTGGAATCGGCAGGTATCCGTGCAGAGGTCGACTTCAGAACAGAGAAAATGGGACTCAAGATCAGAGAAGCCGAAAAACAGAAAGTTTCCTACATGCTGGTGATTGGTGATAAAGAAATGGAGCAGCAATCCCTGTCGCTGAGAAAACGTCAAGAGGGAAATATCGGTGCAATGAGCATACAGGAAGTAATTGACCGGTTTATTAATGAAATAAACGGCGTCGGCAGATAAATCTTTCAAGCTCAGAAGGAATCTATTCCTTTTGGGCTTTTCTTAGAAATACACATTTTTTTACCAAGTATTTGTATTCACGCCTGAAAGCATAATCAGCACTCCAAATTCCAGTTTTCCCCTTAAAGGTATCTTTGCTTACATATGTATGTTACAATGAAATGTGAACCAAATCTTTAGGGTCTACTTGACTTTTCTTAGTCACCCCTTCGAAAGGGGGATAAAATTGGAGAAAATAAGCGTATTCCTGGATGATTATCGGAAAGCGCCTGATGGTCATGTATTAGTTGAGACCATTGATGAGTGTATCCATTTGCTTCAGACCTTTGAAATTGACCACTTGTCTTTGGACCATGATTTAGTAAGCAAATCGAGAAATGGTCTTATGCTTGTTCATATAATGGTTCAAAAACAGCTATTTGCAGATCGCATAACTGTTCACTCTGCCAATTCAGTAGGCGGGAAAGCTATGTATCATTATTTAAAACAAGCACAGCGCGATTTTGAAATGCCCACTGACATTAAAGTACTCTTAAGACCACTGCCCCTAAACTTCATTCCGCCGAATTACCTGCACAAATATTAGAGTTCCATCGACTAACACTTATTCCCGCTTGATCACAGACAATTTATATAAATATGGGTGGGGAGCAAAGGTTAATAACTGCTTCCTTTTTTATATTTCTTTGTTTAAACAGCTGAGTAAAAGAAAAACCAGTCTGGCATTGAAAGCCGATTTTTGAGTTTCCTTTATTTTTTCAAATTCCTCCTTTGCTAATGAATAAAGACGTTTATTCTAACGAATTCTAAGACAATGGAGGGAATAAGATGAAGCAGCCAGATTTCGCTTTAACTCAAGGCTGGTGGTATCCTGCCATTCTTGGTTTGGTTCTAATTTCAATTGTGATTTTCATGTCAAAGAAAAGAATAAGCTGGAAGGAAATATACATAATCTTTGGTCTAATCGGTTATATCGTTTGGATGGTTGATATCACAATAGCCGTTCCATTAGATCTTTTTGACATCGGTGACCCGCAAAAAGAAGGACTGCCTGAGCTTTTACTTTTTGGTATCATCCCCTCTTGTTTATCAGTCATCTATTTGAACTTTTACAAAAAAGAAAGCAAATGGTTCTGGGTCATCTTATTTGTCATCCTTTCACTTATCCTTGAATGGCTCACAGTTAAAGCAGGATTAATGAAACGCTGGAATACTTGGTGGTCAACCCCTGTCCACATCACTGCTTATGCCTTTTTCCTGCCGTGGCTTTTAAAATTTATAAGAAGAACTGAACCTTATCAAAAATAAATCCGCTCCTCCAAATACGAGGAACGGATTTTTCTTTAAGATCAGCTTTACCCTTATTCGTTCAAGTATGCCCAGGCATATTGTCCATATAGCTCTGCACCTGTTGATAAGGCGTCTTCGTCAATATTGAATTTGCCGTGGTGGTGAGCCCACTCTGTGTCTTTTTCAGGATTGCCGCTGCCGACGAGGGCGAAGCTGCCAGGTGCTTTGTCCAGGAAGAAACTGAAATCTTCGGCCCCCATTGTGGGCTTTTCGTTAAATAGAACCTCTTCCCCGAAAGCTTCGGAAGCAACTTTTTGTACGAGTTTTGCGCTGTATTCATCATTGATCACCGCTTGGGAACCCCGGATGTATTCCACCTTTGCAGTTGCACCGTAGATCGCAGCCGTGTTTTCAGCATAATGCTGGAGCTGCTTTTCTATATGATCCCTTGTTTCAGGATTGAAACAGCGGACGGTCCCCTCAATGACTGCATTTTCTGCGATGATGTTGAACCTTGTGCCGGCAATCATTTTTCCGATGGTGAGTACGGCAGGAAGCTGGGCATCAATGCTTCTGGACACAACGCTCTGCACATTCATGACAAAGGAAGAGGCGACAACGGCCGCATCAATGCAATCATGCGGCATAGCACCATGCCCGCCCTTGCCTTTAAATGTCACCTTGAAGATATCAGCTGATGCGAAGGAAGGCCCTGGTGTACAGGACACCTTATGTGTCGGCATTTGCGACCAGATGTGGATGCCAAAGACATTGGCCACGCCTTTCATCGCTCCCTGTTCCACCATCATCTTTGCCCCTTCCGCTACTTCTTCGGCTGGCTGGAACAGCAGGCGGACGTTCCCCGGCAATTCTTCTTTTATCTCATTTAATGACTTGGCGGCAATAAGCAGCATGGCGGTATGGGCATCATGTCCGCATGCATGCATTTTGCCATTTTCCAGGGATGCATAAGGCAGATCCTTATTCAATTCTTCCACCTGCAGCGCATCCATGTCTCCCCTTAAAGCTACCGTCTTTCCAGGCTTCGCGCCTGCTATTTCTGCAATGACACCAGTTGGTTCCGTTCTTTTAAATGGGATGCCCAGACCATCAAGATACTCACAGATAAATTGCGTGGTTTTG is a genomic window containing:
- a CDS encoding flavin reductase family protein: MKKEENQIQTKSIQPKILYYGAPVILLTTLNEDGSSNISPLSSSWALGECIVLGIGAGGKALENLRSHPECVVNVPHPGLWENVEALAPLTGKNPVPEYKRVNSFRFEKDKFSAASLTKQEAEIVKPLRILECPLQIESRVEHIRVPEHDPHFAIAEVKALKIHAHTSIIMDDHHVNPHEWSPLIYNFRHYYGLGEHLGKTFRA
- a CDS encoding winged helix-turn-helix domain-containing protein, which produces MNVNSNVAKVASLVSEPSRAAILTVLLDGRYHTVNELAHMARIKPQTASFHLKKMLDAQVVTAEKQGRHRYYGIMNQEVAQVMESFLSIAPPAEIKSLHHASEDKAIRLARTCYDHLAGNLGVQLTESLKSKGYITEEDDTFSVTEDGKAFFHSMQIDLTSLKKKRRSFSHKCLDWSERRHHLAGALGNAILEKLLERNWIQRIPKTRAIKITPHGMKGLKETFAIDMDR
- a CDS encoding cytidine deaminase, producing the protein MVTMNKEQLMESARSMKERAYAPYSKFPVGAALLLKDGTVINGVNVENVSFGATNCAERTAIFTAIANGYKKGDFQAIAVGGDTADFLPPCSICRQVLAEFCMPNMPVYLTNEKKEILELTLKDLLPYAFTDLEM
- a CDS encoding nucleoside hydrolase, giving the protein MKNIILFADPGIDDSIAIIYALLNPSINVLAIVSSYGNVTKEQATDNITYLLKLAGRLDIPIIGGANSPSSGEIPRFYPEIHGKEGLGPIRPPEDAKGELTNFSELYNIIRENQNVTIVDVGRNTSLAALFILGENISDDIKDFYIMGGAFLVPGNVTPSAEANFYGDPVASQVVVTNMDNIYIVPLNVTNRAIVTMEHIKIIQEMSDNPVIQIMDEVMEYYIEAYKKLIPGINGAPLHDVVTLFLMANPEMGRSIRRDVKILTADDGKGTSIADFRISSKPSEKNKNIFLDFNYQGFIEDFIKVMSS
- a CDS encoding YhgE/Pip domain-containing protein, translated to MWKIYKKDIRSIFTNWVAAVLIGGLTLLPSLYAWFNIEASWDPYSQTNQLPVGIVNEDAGAVVRDMDIHIGDDIVKELKKNNDMDWHFDDRKDAMDKVQYGDYFAVIVIPKNFSQKLGTVIEDQPEKAKIEYYVNEKINAIAPKITEKGAGGIVDTVTSNFISTVNGTIFEKFNDLGLEIEKDLPDIKRFEEYVFQMEEKLPEIHSLLSSSLSDAENAKKIIDKAQALVPDAKRAAGNGLQTINETMKFINAAEIRLNAMEPQVQENLEKVQNMAVKVNDFISAVQSSDLNLDQGKEIGNQINEQIAGSLQNIEAIETALKQLQESNNEQGTSQNQEQINQVLEQLAALKQELQTIQENGQKVNAFLSDKQQEADELITRLQENSAAAAGRIDAFVKEYNENIRPAIKQEVASAKETLSNARNILTEIQSAMPEVEKILANTEGNLDEGEETLKHIIGEFPYVSEKINQLADRIRDIQGETDINEIIELLQNDPEAEKGFFEEPVLLNKNSLFPIQNYGTGMTPFYTVLAIWVGALLLISLLATDIHHHEDFTGKQIYFGKLLTFLSIGFAQTLVVTIGDIFILGVDAAAPVWFILFGLVSSLVFILIVYTLVSVFGDVGKAMAIVLLVLQIAGAGGTYPTALLPEFFQTIHPFLPFSYAIDLMREAVGGIVWERVYRDLLILMLFGFIALLIGTFLKEPLSRKTKALMKKSKESGLFH
- the thrS gene encoding threonine--tRNA ligase; protein product: MEELKMEAEKINHRKLGQELELFTSMEEAPGMPFFLPKGMVMRNELESYWRRKHQRAGYQEIKTPIMMKQELWEQSGHWDHYHENMYFSNVDEQNYAIKPMNCPGAILVFNSKRRSYRELPLRYAELGLVHRHELSGSLNGLLRVRSFTQDDAHLFVMADQIEAEIDKILVLIDEFYSHFGFDYKVELSTRPEEYMGSQEMWERAEGALESVLKNKGVNYQINPGDGAFYGPKIDFHILDSLGRSWQCGTVQLDFQMPQKFNCAYVGEDNKLHLPIMIHRAIFGSVERFMAILIEHFAGDFPLWLSPVQAKIIPISDAHAEYADNIKSQLESAGIRAEVDFRTEKMGLKIREAEKQKVSYMLVIGDKEMEQQSLSLRKRQEGNIGAMSIQEVIDRFINEINGVGR
- a CDS encoding amidohydrolase; the encoded protein is MIHNRLKELIGAYSDELTELRRKLHREPEVSWEEYKTTQFICEYLDGLGIPFKRTEPTGVIAEIAGAKPGKTVALRGDMDALQVEELNKDLPYASLENGKMHACGHDAHTAMLLIAAKSLNEIKEELPGNVRLLFQPAEEVAEGAKMMVEQGAMKGVANVFGIHIWSQMPTHKVSCTPGPSFASADIFKVTFKGKGGHGAMPHDCIDAAVVASSFVMNVQSVVSRSIDAQLPAVLTIGKMIAGTRFNIIAENAVIEGTVRCFNPETRDHIEKQLQHYAENTAAIYGATAKVEYIRGSQAVINDEYSAKLVQKVASEAFGEEVLFNEKPTMGAEDFSFFLDKAPGSFALVGSGNPEKDTEWAHHHGKFNIDEDALSTGAELYGQYAWAYLNE